Proteins encoded together in one Larus michahellis chromosome 4, bLarMic1.1, whole genome shotgun sequence window:
- the LBHD2 gene encoding LBH domain-containing protein 2, giving the protein MTEVMNTREPVMEEFALSQTPEEEGGPSSQAFPDSREKYPKLSKRLPSIVVEPTESGEVESGELRWPPDDLKSAEDKGLHGDQRVCVQQQQQQQQMDLEDTSAHSAQEVEDSTDTLESRTEEDE; this is encoded by the exons ATGACAGAGGTGATGAACACACGGGAACCGGTGATGGAGGAATTCGCGCTCAGCCAGACTCCTGAGGAAGAAGGAGGCCCTTCAAGCCAG GCCTTCCCCGACTCACGTGAGAAGTACCCCAAGCTGTCCAAAAGACTGCCGTCGATCGTGGTGGAGCCGACCGAGTCTGGGGAGGTGGAGAGCGGGGAGCTGCGCTGGCCTCCTGATGACCTGAAATCGGCAGAAGACAAGGGTCTTCATGGTGACCAAAGAGTCtgtgtccagcagcagcagcagcagcagcagatggatCTGGAAG ATACTTCAGCGCACTCAGCTCAAGAAGTGGAAGACAGTACAGACACTctggaaagcagaactgaagagGACGAGTAG